GAAGGGGTCTTTTCCGAATGGAACGGACAAAGACCGATGAAATTGGACCCCCGTTTTTTCAGACGGACATAGTCGGAAACCACGTCCACGATATCCGTGAGCGAACGAACTTCCTCAATCGATGTCTCCGGAATCATGCTCATTCTGTTGCCGTCTGAAACCCCGGCCTGGGACTGCCGTAGCCGGAAAACAAGGTACCCAACGGACACGCCAAAACCATGACCATAACAGGCCACATCACGTACCAGGACATCGAAGGCGGGTTCTGGGGAATTGTTGCCGAAGACGGCGCCCGCTACGTACCCGTAGAGCCTCTCCCGCCTGAATGGCGGCGGGAAAAACGACCGGTCCGGGCAACGGTTCGCCCCGCGAACGTACTGGGCGTTACCATGTGGGGCACGTACATCCACGTGGACCGACTGGACTTCCCCGACTGACATGATGGCTTCCGGCATCATCACCCTTTCGGCGTTTCTTCTCATGGGACGCGCCATTTCCGGGCGGGAACGGTCGGCACCGCTCATGGCCTTCGGACTGATCGCGTTGGCTGCGTCCGTGGTCATCCATGTACTCCGCTTCGAGTGGAGCCTGATGTTCTTCGTGACCACAGCGAGCGAATATGGCCTTGGTTGTCTGATCCTGGCCGGCCTGCTGCGTCGAGCACCGGAAGCGGCACGTGCCTGGTTCTTTGTGGGAGGTTCGTTGCTGGCTTTTGTTGTTTTCGCGCTGGCGGCCGGTCGACTGAACGATGCGTTCCGCGTGGAATGGCTCGTGGAGTTGGGCCCGGACGATACCCTGGCCGAAATCCAGCCGGTTCTCGACCGGTATGGCGTGACTGCGGAACAGGCCTTCCCGTCGGTTTCCCTTGCCGAGAATGAAGATCTTTCCCAGGTCCATGTCCTCCGGGGCACCGCCTGGTCCCTCTGGCGTGCCCGGCGCATCCTGACACAGGACGTGGAGAACGTGGATCACCTGGAGCCGAATAGACGTCTGGATTTCCTGGACCCGGTATCCGCCGCCCCTCCGGTTTCCACCCCGTACAGAGCAGGGCGCATCCTGGAGAACGATCCGCTTGTGAACGAGCAATGGGGATTGCACGCCATCCGGGGCCACGACGCCCATGCCGTACTCGCATCGATCGAGCCCGGACGTCGGGCCATCGTAGCCGTCCTCGACACCGGTGTGGACGGCGGGCATGAGGATCTCGCAGGCAGCTTCTCGTCCTCGCCGGCGGCCACGGACGAACACGGTCACGGTTCGCATGTGGCCGGTCTGGCCGGTGCCGTCACCAACAACGGAATCGGCATGGCAAGCCTGAACTGGGAGGGCAGGTTCGTGGAGGTGGTCGGCTACAAGGCGCTGGAATCGAACGGATCGGGCACGTTGGAATTGATTGCCCAGGCCATCGTGGATGCCACAGAAGACGGCGTGGACGTCATTTCCATGAGCCTCGGGGCAAAAGTGCCCGCCACCCCGAAAGTCGTGGCCGATGCCGTCTCCTGGGCCCTTCGTTCCGGGGTCATCGTCGTGGCATCGGCCGGCAATGCCAATGAAGATGCCCGGACACATATCCCCTCCAATATCGACGGCGTCATCGTGGTCACCGCGGTGGATGAGCAACTGCGGAAGGCATCTTTTTCGAATACCACACCGACGCTGGCCATGCCGATTACGGCACCCGGTGTCAACATGCTCTCCCTGAAAGCGAACGGGGGATACGTCACCATGAGCGGCACATCCATGTCCACTCCCGTGGTCAGCGGCATGATCGGAGTCATGCGCGCCTTGCAGCCCGATCTTTCGGCGGCGGATGCATGGTCCCTGCTGCACTCGACCGGACAGGACGTGCCGGATACACCCCGGATTGGACGGCTCATGGATGCCGAGCAGGCCATCCTGGAGCTGCTGGGTGGGCATCAATGATCATCCGGACGGCCGTGACGGCCGACGCCGAACGGATTGCCGGTATCTATTCGCACGCCATCCTGGCCCGAAACAGTACGATGGAAACAGAGCCGGTTTCGGGCAACACCATGGCGGCGCGTCTGGACGCGCTGGGATCCCGGGAAACCGTCCTCGTGGCCGTGGATGACCATACAGGCGTCGTGGGCTGGGGCATCGTGAAGGCGTGGTCGGACCGCGTCGGCTACCGCGTAGCCTGCGAAACGTCCGTCTACCTTGACCCGGACTGGACATCCCGGGGCATCGGATCCCGGATCCAGCAGGCCCTGTTCGGGTTCTGCCGATCGGCGGGATACCATCACGTGGCCGTCAAAATCTGGGCAGACAATGCCCACAGCCTGGCCATGCATCGGAAAAACGGATTCGAACTCGTCGGTATTCAGCGCGAAATCGGGCTCGTCGACGGCGTGTGGCGGGATGTCGCCATCATGCAGTGCCTGTTGGATTGAGACCGACGGAACCGGTGGATCCTACGGCTCGAGGATGGCCGTGCAGGGACCGTCGCAGAAGATGTAGTCGACGTTGTAGAACACCTGGACCAGACGGCCTTCGGCAGACACCATGTAGTGTGATCGACTGTCCAACTCACCGGTCCGGGGATCCCAACGGACACCCTGGAATCGATCCAGAACGTCCTCCACCTGGTCGCGGGTAGGCCCGTCCACCCAGATCACGTCCACGCCCCGTACATCCTGTTGATGCAGCAGCGGGTCCTCCAGGCGTACGGCAAATACGGCCGAAGGGAAATGGGCCTGAAGAGCGGCCTGAATCTGTTCAACCGCGTCTGCGGCGGGTACCAGTACGGTCTCCATGGGTCGTCTCTGAACTCGGAAATGGAACGTTGCTTGCTGCCATTAGAGTACGACTGAAAACCCGGTATTCGCGGTCGACGTCCTGTTCGAATGGACCGATCCTCCCGGGATCCGCCGGCGATCACTGCCGTTCTGAACCACCCATACAACCCCACGACGGGCATGAGTGACAAACAGCAGATCTACAAGGATGTGCGGCAACGCATTGAAGCCATTGTACAGGACGACACCGACTGGATAGCCACGCTGTCAACGGTCTGTTGCGAGCTGCACGCGGCGTTCGAACACTTCCACTGGACCGGCTTTTACCGGGTGGTCCGGCCCGGGCACCTCCAGGTCGGCCCGTACCAGGGCGGTCACGGATGTGTGGACATTGCATTCGGAAGGGGCGTGTGTGGTACTTCCGCGCTGGAAAAGCGCACCATCCGGCTGGACGATGTGGATTCGTTTCCAGGGCACATTGCCTGCTCGTCCACGACCCGATCCGAAATTGTAACCCCTGTGGTTACGAATTCAGGAGAGGTGATTGCGGTGCTGGATGTCGATTCCGACTGGCCCGCCGCGTTTGACGGAACGGACCAGGAAGCGCTGGAGTCCCTGTGTGCCTGGCTCGGGAGCGCGTCCCGTCAGAACGGATAGCCACCCGCCGAAATCGTGAACCTGAACAGCAGGTCCGGCACACTGTACACGTTCACGCCCACATGAACGGAGTTGAAGAGGGTATACGTACGGGCAACGCCGAGGGACATGGGCAGAGTGCCACCAATCCACCGGGACAGATCATCGGCGAATGAATTGTCGATCCCCGTTGTTCGGGCGGGTCCCGTTACGAATCCTCCGCTGAAGCGATACCGGGGCTGGTCGAACGACGTACCGGGGAGCAATTCCATGAGGACCCCGTCCACGTCCAGCGTGATGAGCCGGAGCGGAAGGGCCAGGATCCAGGCACGCGGTCGCGCCAGATCCAACGCAACCTTGCCACCCCACGTGGTCCGCTTCCCGATCACATACGGCTGCAACTGCCCGTCCCGGATGCCATACATCCCGCTCCCCGCGAGTTCGCCTTCGTACCGGATGGCGTTCAACGATATCCGGTGACGACCCATGACCCGGTCCAAACCCAGCGCGAGGGACGACGGAAGCCGTATCCGCATCGTCGAACCCATGGCATCGCGCGTGCGGGTCGTCACGTTCGGACGGGACAGATCCACCGCTTCCACATCGAACATTTCCGGCTGGAAGGGATCGTTCGTGGCTCCACGGATGTCCAGGAATGCCGGAAGGAATCCTTCGGCGAACGCCCCCCGATCCACCATGTCCAGGCGGGGTGCCAGGTTCAGGGTCAGCGTTGCTCCCCATCGTTGGGAATAGGGACGATACACGAGCCCTCCCCGGAATCCCCAGCCCGCACCGGCGTACGCACCGGTGACATTCCAGAAGAAATCGTTCGTCTCTCCCGCCGAACGGTCCAGATTCGGGTCGTCGGGATTGTTGAAGTAGACCGGATCCCCTCCACCCAGGGCAATGGCTGCCTGAGGCAGCATGTGCATGGAAAGGCCCACTGAAGCGTGCGTGCGATACGCCGAGCCACCCCACCAGATGCTTCCGAACGCATAGTGGTCCAGCAGTCCGCCCGCTCCGAACGCCATTTCGCGAAGCGACACCTCCACACCGGCATCCACGTTCAGCGCGGCGTTGATGTCAATCCGGGTTGCAGTCGATCCGTCATCCTGCACGCCCTGCAGAAGCAATTCATTGCCCCGGGCAGCCAGCGCCGCCTCCATGAGCATGGGCTGACGGAATCCTACCGCGACGACAGCATATTCATCGAAGGGATACGACGCTGAAAAAGAAGACAGTTGGCGGGGTTGCCCGGCCTGGATGCGATCTGCCCGCGTATACACGGGCGCGCTGCCGGTATTGTAGGACAAGTCCTCCAGGAGGCCGTCCGTCGTTCGCCGGATCCGGCCCGTGGACAGCAGCGATCGGGGACCGACGCCGAAGGTGCCGTTGGCCATGGGCAGCCGGAAATCAATGGCCATCTGAGGAATGTCGACGAAGGCCAGGGCAGACGGATTCCCGAAAACCGATGCGGCATCGAAGGGCCCGTACGCGGCGTGGAGTGAGCCGAGGGTGGACCGGGACACTCCCGCACCGGATACGTTTACGCCGGTGCGCAGGGTCGACTGCAACTCACCTCCGTTCCAGCGTGTGGCCTGGAAATCGGAGCTCTGTGCCATGCTCGTCCCGACGACGACCATGCTGAGGGCCAGGAGGCAGGAGAGGCGGATATTCTTCATGGCGCCACCACCAGGGTGAACAACTGGGAAACGGCCAGATCGGAAGAGACCCACGCATAGTCCATGCGCAGTCCCACACCCCAGACATCATCGGCACGCAATCCGAAGCCGAGGGTCGTGGATTCGTTCCGGTAGCCATCGTGCAGCAGCTGTCGACCCGCACGCAACTCCAGGACCCGGACCGGTCGGATGCCCGCACCGAAGCCATAGCGGGCGGCCACATCCCGGTCCATGGCCGGGGCCCAGGCTGCATGGAAGGTGAACCAATCGGACGGTGTATAGCTGACGGACACGTCCATGTCTGCCGGGACATGTTCCGTGCTCGATGCACGCTCGCGCACCCCGCTGGTCGCAACCCACTCGACGGGCGCCGCGACATTGCGCAAGGTCCATGCCATGCGGATGTCCCT
The Rhodothermales bacterium genome window above contains:
- a CDS encoding GAF domain-containing protein, which translates into the protein MSDKQQIYKDVRQRIEAIVQDDTDWIATLSTVCCELHAAFEHFHWTGFYRVVRPGHLQVGPYQGGHGCVDIAFGRGVCGTSALEKRTIRLDDVDSFPGHIACSSTTRSEIVTPVVTNSGEVIAVLDVDSDWPAAFDGTDQEALESLCAWLGSASRQNG
- a CDS encoding N-acetyltransferase family protein: MIIRTAVTADAERIAGIYSHAILARNSTMETEPVSGNTMAARLDALGSRETVLVAVDDHTGVVGWGIVKAWSDRVGYRVACETSVYLDPDWTSRGIGSRIQQALFGFCRSAGYHHVAVKIWADNAHSLAMHRKNGFELVGIQREIGLVDGVWRDVAIMQCLLD
- a CDS encoding S8 family serine peptidase, which codes for MMASGIITLSAFLLMGRAISGRERSAPLMAFGLIALAASVVIHVLRFEWSLMFFVTTASEYGLGCLILAGLLRRAPEAARAWFFVGGSLLAFVVFALAAGRLNDAFRVEWLVELGPDDTLAEIQPVLDRYGVTAEQAFPSVSLAENEDLSQVHVLRGTAWSLWRARRILTQDVENVDHLEPNRRLDFLDPVSAAPPVSTPYRAGRILENDPLVNEQWGLHAIRGHDAHAVLASIEPGRRAIVAVLDTGVDGGHEDLAGSFSSSPAATDEHGHGSHVAGLAGAVTNNGIGMASLNWEGRFVEVVGYKALESNGSGTLELIAQAIVDATEDGVDVISMSLGAKVPATPKVVADAVSWALRSGVIVVASAGNANEDARTHIPSNIDGVIVVTAVDEQLRKASFSNTTPTLAMPITAPGVNMLSLKANGGYVTMSGTSMSTPVVSGMIGVMRALQPDLSAADAWSLLHSTGQDVPDTPRIGRLMDAEQAILELLGGHQ
- a CDS encoding LPD29 domain-containing protein, giving the protein METVLVPAADAVEQIQAALQAHFPSAVFAVRLEDPLLHQQDVRGVDVIWVDGPTRDQVEDVLDRFQGVRWDPRTGELDSRSHYMVSAEGRLVQVFYNVDYIFCDGPCTAILEP